A single window of Usitatibacter rugosus DNA harbors:
- the nagE gene encoding N-acetylglucosamine-specific PTS transporter subunit IIBC produces the protein MMKAFLEWIQGLGRALMLPIAVLPIAGLLLRLGQPDLLNIAFVAAAGDAVFANLGILFAIGVAVGLAKENHGAAGLAGAVAYFISTHGTAAVAGLPAKEIARLSVPLGIICGVVSGALYNRYSNIKLPDYLAFFGGRRFVPIAAGTAALGIAVVFGIAWPVLVAGMDSLTRAVVEAGSLGLFIYGVLNRVLIVTGLHHILNNVAWFILGEFAGKTGDLNRFFAGDPTAGAFMSGFFPVMMFGLPAACLAMYHTARPERKRATGGLLLSMGLTSFLTGVTEPIEFTFMFLAPFLYLVHAILTGLAMVTMDLLGTRLGFSFSAGFFDYVLNYGKATHPLYLIPVGALYFGLYYGLFRYFIVKLDLKTPGREPLEAATSATKSSRTAGGAEGFVIALGGAANLESVDACTTRLRLVLVDRSKVNEPALKTLGARGMIAVGPNGLQVVVGPIADQVASDIRAWLAGGETSTVLDAGSVLEALGGRANVLEADAKPGRVLVTVKDGAAVKADALQGVGLRGVARFAAGRLHLLHPDAAALAAALAGRDQR, from the coding sequence ATGATGAAAGCCTTCCTCGAGTGGATCCAGGGCCTGGGCCGCGCGCTCATGCTCCCGATCGCGGTGCTGCCGATCGCGGGCCTGCTGCTGCGCCTCGGGCAGCCCGACCTGCTCAACATCGCGTTCGTGGCGGCCGCGGGCGACGCGGTGTTCGCGAACCTCGGCATCCTCTTCGCGATCGGCGTCGCGGTCGGCCTCGCGAAGGAGAACCACGGGGCGGCGGGCCTCGCGGGCGCGGTCGCGTACTTCATCTCCACGCACGGCACCGCCGCGGTCGCAGGGCTGCCCGCGAAGGAGATCGCGCGCCTCTCGGTGCCGCTCGGGATCATCTGCGGCGTCGTCTCCGGCGCGCTCTACAACCGCTACAGCAACATCAAGCTCCCCGACTACCTCGCGTTCTTCGGCGGGCGGCGCTTCGTGCCCATCGCGGCCGGCACCGCGGCGCTCGGCATTGCCGTGGTCTTCGGCATCGCGTGGCCGGTGCTCGTGGCCGGCATGGATTCGCTCACGCGCGCCGTGGTGGAAGCGGGCAGCCTCGGGCTCTTCATCTACGGCGTGCTGAACCGCGTGCTGATCGTGACGGGCCTGCACCACATTCTGAACAACGTCGCGTGGTTCATCCTCGGCGAGTTCGCGGGCAAGACGGGGGATTTGAACCGCTTCTTCGCGGGCGACCCGACGGCGGGCGCGTTCATGAGCGGCTTCTTCCCGGTGATGATGTTCGGGCTGCCGGCTGCGTGCCTCGCGATGTACCACACGGCCCGTCCCGAGCGGAAACGCGCGACCGGCGGCCTGCTGCTCTCGATGGGCCTGACCTCTTTCCTGACGGGCGTGACCGAGCCGATCGAGTTCACGTTCATGTTCCTCGCACCGTTCCTCTACCTCGTGCACGCGATCCTGACGGGCCTCGCGATGGTGACGATGGACCTCCTCGGCACGCGCCTGGGCTTCAGCTTCTCGGCGGGATTCTTCGACTACGTGCTGAACTACGGCAAGGCGACGCACCCGCTCTATCTCATTCCCGTGGGCGCGCTCTACTTCGGCCTCTACTACGGCCTGTTCCGCTACTTCATCGTGAAGCTGGACCTGAAGACGCCGGGGCGCGAGCCGCTCGAGGCCGCGACATCCGCCACGAAGAGTTCGCGTACGGCGGGTGGCGCAGAAGGGTTCGTGATTGCCCTCGGGGGTGCCGCCAACCTCGAGAGCGTCGATGCGTGCACGACGCGACTACGCCTCGTGCTGGTGGACCGGTCGAAGGTGAACGAGCCCGCGCTGAAGACCTTGGGCGCGCGCGGCATGATCGCCGTCGGCCCGAACGGATTGCAGGTCGTGGTGGGGCCGATCGCGGACCAGGTCGCGAGCGACATCCGCGCATGGCTTGCCGGCGGCGAGACTTCAACCGTTCTCGATGCCGGATCGGTGCTCGAAGCATTGGGGGGCCGCGCGAATGTCCTCGAGGCCGATGCCAAGCCGGGCCGGGTGCTCGTGACGGTGAAGGATGGCGCCGCGGTGAAAGCCGACGCCCTGCAGGGCGTGGGACTACGGGGTGTTGCGCGGTTCGCCGCGGGGCGCCTGCACCTGCTGCACCCCGATGCGGCGGCGCTCGCTGCCGCGCTAGCGGGTCGCGATCAGCGCTGA
- a CDS encoding DUF6279 family lipoprotein, whose product MKTRKILALAAVAATALALGACTVGRFAYNNASPVVTYMVDDYFDLSGNQEGWVRTRFERLQDWHRTHELPAYQADLRDAVARTERPLTLEDARWVNKTLRAYYKRMVDQALPDMADLLMQLEADQAQHFEQRFAKESAKIEKENKGDAAEREKKRAEKLIDQVETYTGRLDDHQRDLVRGRVHFMTDVSQMRLADRQRRQHIVAELVRSKPSKPEMVAGLRKVLIDTDSWRSPEYTKAIAKRDEEVAEMMVQLAATWSPDQREHVQKKLRGYLNDVSALIATR is encoded by the coding sequence ATGAAGACCCGCAAGATCCTGGCTCTCGCCGCCGTGGCGGCCACGGCCCTCGCACTCGGCGCCTGCACCGTGGGGCGCTTCGCGTACAACAACGCCTCGCCGGTCGTCACCTACATGGTGGACGACTACTTCGACCTGTCCGGCAACCAGGAAGGCTGGGTCCGCACGCGCTTCGAGCGCCTGCAGGACTGGCACCGGACGCACGAGCTGCCGGCCTACCAGGCGGATCTGCGCGACGCCGTCGCCCGCACCGAGCGCCCCCTGACCCTCGAGGACGCGCGCTGGGTGAACAAGACGCTGCGCGCCTACTACAAGCGCATGGTGGACCAGGCCCTGCCCGACATGGCCGATCTCCTGATGCAGCTCGAGGCCGACCAGGCCCAGCACTTCGAGCAGCGCTTCGCCAAGGAGAGCGCGAAGATCGAGAAGGAGAACAAGGGCGATGCGGCCGAGCGCGAGAAGAAGCGCGCCGAGAAGCTGATCGACCAGGTGGAAACGTATACCGGTCGCCTCGACGACCACCAGCGCGACCTCGTGCGCGGCCGCGTGCACTTCATGACCGACGTCTCGCAGATGCGCCTCGCCGATCGCCAGCGCCGCCAGCACATCGTGGCCGAGCTGGTGCGCTCGAAGCCCTCCAAGCCGGAGATGGTGGCGGGCCTGCGCAAGGTCCTGATCGACACCGACTCGTGGCGGAGCCCCGAGTACACGAAGGCGATCGCGAAGCGGGACGAGGAAGTGGCCGAGATGATGGTGCAGCTCGCCGCCACGTGGTCACCCGACCAGCGCGAGCACGTGCAGAAGAAGCTGCGCGGTTACCTGAACGACGTCTCAGCGCTGATCGCGACCCGCTAG
- a CDS encoding SDR family oxidoreductase, translated as MPSKKIAIVTGGNRGIGLEITRQLMKEDVFVVLGSRDLAKGEKAAADIKGRKSNVVAYQLDVNDTKSVRRFVEQVEKAHGPPSILVNNAGVYPEETTAKVIDTPTSAWRETFETNLFGAVRMCREVVPLMRKLRTGRIVNISSGLGQLHHMGEGSPAYRVSKAALNALTKTLSAEVADAGILVNSMSPGWVKTDMGGEQATRSVEEGADTAVWLCMLPSNGPTGQFFRDRKPIPW; from the coding sequence ATGCCCAGCAAGAAGATCGCCATCGTCACCGGTGGCAACCGCGGAATCGGTCTCGAGATCACCCGCCAGCTCATGAAGGAGGACGTGTTCGTCGTCCTCGGCTCCCGCGATCTCGCCAAGGGCGAGAAGGCCGCGGCCGACATCAAGGGGCGCAAGAGCAACGTGGTTGCGTACCAATTGGACGTGAACGACACGAAGAGCGTGCGGCGCTTCGTCGAGCAGGTCGAGAAGGCCCACGGCCCGCCCAGCATCCTGGTGAACAACGCCGGCGTCTATCCCGAGGAGACCACCGCCAAGGTGATCGACACGCCCACCTCGGCCTGGCGCGAGACGTTCGAAACCAACCTTTTCGGCGCGGTCCGCATGTGCCGCGAGGTGGTCCCGCTGATGCGCAAGCTCCGCACCGGCCGGATCGTGAACATTTCCAGCGGCCTGGGACAGCTCCACCACATGGGCGAGGGCAGCCCCGCCTACCGCGTCTCCAAGGCGGCGCTGAACGCGCTCACCAAGACGCTCTCCGCCGAGGTCGCCGACGCCGGCATCCTCGTGAACTCGATGAGCCCCGGGTGGGTGAAGACCGACATGGGGGGCGAGCAGGCCACCCGCTCGGTGGAAGAAGGAGCGGATACTGCCGTCTGGCTTTGCATGCTGCCTTCCAATGGTCCTACAGGACAGTTCTTCAGGGACCGCAAGCCAATACCCTGGTAG
- a CDS encoding glutathione S-transferase family protein, with protein sequence MLRILGRLSSVNVQKVVWCADELALEYERVDVGGAFGGNDQADYLAKNPNGLVPVIEDDGFVLYESNAIVRYLAAKHAQASGLWPSELERRADVDRWMEWQSTGFTPAMLVAFWGLCRTPEDKRDAKAIEASLQKGEKFAAVIDAHLAGREHVAGKAFSPADIVVGCATHRWLGLPAKREPRPNLQRWYATLRTRPGAQQVLSQPVA encoded by the coding sequence ATGCTGCGAATCCTCGGGCGGCTCTCGTCCGTCAATGTGCAGAAAGTCGTGTGGTGCGCGGACGAGCTCGCCCTCGAGTACGAGCGCGTGGACGTGGGTGGTGCCTTCGGCGGCAACGACCAGGCCGACTACCTCGCGAAGAACCCGAACGGCCTCGTCCCCGTGATCGAGGACGACGGCTTCGTGCTCTACGAATCCAACGCGATCGTGCGCTACCTCGCGGCGAAGCACGCGCAGGCGTCGGGACTATGGCCCTCGGAGTTGGAGAGGCGCGCCGACGTCGACCGATGGATGGAGTGGCAATCGACGGGCTTCACGCCGGCAATGCTGGTCGCGTTCTGGGGCCTCTGCCGCACGCCCGAGGACAAGCGCGACGCGAAAGCCATCGAAGCCTCGCTGCAGAAGGGCGAGAAGTTCGCCGCGGTGATCGACGCGCACCTCGCGGGCCGCGAGCACGTCGCGGGCAAGGCCTTCTCGCCCGCGGACATCGTCGTGGGCTGCGCCACGCACCGCTGGCTGGGCCTTCCCGCGAAGCGCGAACCGCGCCCGAACCTGCAACGCTGGTACGCAACGCTTCGCACCCGCCCGGGCGCGCAGCAGGTGCTCTCGCAGCCCGTCGCCTGA
- a CDS encoding PaaI family thioesterase: MKLRDGMDGGDFERRGKPHLPGHLGMRMVSIAQGLVVMELTVMPELMAPNGFLHAGTVVSLADTACGYATIAHLPEGAQSFTTVELKANLLGTAREGVIRAEAKAVHLGKTTHVWDALVFGNGGEKPIALFRCTQLILYPK, encoded by the coding sequence TTGAAGTTGCGGGACGGCATGGACGGCGGCGACTTCGAGCGGCGCGGCAAGCCCCACCTGCCGGGCCACCTCGGCATGCGCATGGTCTCGATCGCGCAGGGCCTGGTGGTGATGGAGCTCACGGTGATGCCCGAGCTCATGGCGCCCAACGGCTTCCTGCATGCGGGCACCGTCGTCTCGCTCGCGGACACCGCCTGCGGCTACGCGACCATCGCCCACCTTCCGGAAGGCGCGCAGAGCTTCACGACGGTGGAGCTGAAGGCCAACCTGTTGGGCACGGCTCGCGAAGGCGTGATCCGCGCCGAGGCGAAGGCGGTGCATCTCGGCAAGACGACGCACGTGTGGGATGCGCTGGTCTTCGGCAACGGCGGCGAGAAGCCCATCGCGCTCTTTCGCTGCACCCAGCTGATCCTCTACCCGAAGTAA
- a CDS encoding alpha/beta hydrolase, with protein MSSALAPAAALDKATRLFLTPPRFSHTARERELLSIGVRYAVASPYGTLAAWRFGHEARPAVLLSHGWGGRGAQFRASVPRLLEAGYQVIAFDHVAHGHSEGHEASLVHFVRGVDAVARDLEARGVTVAGAIGHSLGAAALGAWLRGANVKPRVVLLAPPSSIIRYSGHFARMLGLPERLRREMQSRIERRLGMAWSEFELPGALQGIDAPALVIHDTADKDVPYASGLAVARAWKGARFVATTGLGHRAILRSDTVVADTLDFLRDEVRFAPPPGPREGFAFAAPAPLL; from the coding sequence GTGTCTTCCGCCCTCGCGCCGGCCGCGGCGCTCGACAAGGCGACCCGGCTCTTCCTCACCCCGCCGCGCTTCAGCCACACGGCGCGCGAGCGGGAGCTGCTCTCCATCGGCGTGCGCTACGCCGTGGCCTCCCCGTACGGAACGCTCGCCGCCTGGCGCTTCGGCCACGAGGCGCGCCCCGCCGTCCTTCTCTCGCATGGATGGGGCGGACGCGGTGCGCAGTTCCGCGCCTCCGTCCCGCGGCTGCTCGAAGCGGGCTACCAGGTCATCGCGTTCGACCACGTGGCGCATGGCCACAGCGAAGGGCACGAAGCATCGCTCGTGCATTTCGTGCGCGGCGTGGATGCGGTCGCGCGCGACCTCGAGGCGCGCGGCGTCACGGTCGCCGGCGCCATCGGCCACTCGCTGGGTGCGGCCGCGCTCGGAGCGTGGCTGCGCGGCGCGAACGTGAAGCCCCGCGTCGTGCTGCTCGCGCCGCCCAGCTCGATCATTCGCTACTCCGGGCACTTCGCGCGGATGCTGGGCCTGCCCGAGCGGCTGCGGCGAGAGATGCAGTCGCGCATCGAACGCCGCCTGGGGATGGCGTGGAGCGAATTCGAGCTCCCGGGCGCACTGCAAGGTATCGATGCACCGGCGCTCGTGATCCACGACACCGCCGACAAGGACGTTCCGTACGCCAGCGGCCTCGCCGTCGCTCGCGCGTGGAAGGGTGCACGTTTCGTTGCGACCACCGGCCTCGGACACCGCGCGATCCTGCGCAGCGACACGGTCGTCGCCGACACCCTCGATTTCCTGCGCGACGAAGTCCGCTTCGCTCCGCCCCCCGGGCCGCGCGAAGGCTTCGCGTTCGCCGCGCCCGCGCCCCTGCTCTAG
- a CDS encoding TetR/AcrR family transcriptional regulator, which produces MNALAMRQNTKGESTRAQILEAAVQMASESGFEALTIGSLAEKTGLSKSGLFAHFGSKLDLQIATLDEAARRFTESVFLPALKVPRGLKRLQALFEGWVDWPGRASLKGCPLNSASEEYNHQPGPMRDAVMERQRLLERELAKAAHMAVDAGELAPGTDTSQIAFEMVGIVLSYYRCELLIGHDPARQRALTAFQRLVDSARPQSSASLAAVRR; this is translated from the coding sequence ATGAACGCTCTCGCCATGCGCCAGAACACCAAGGGTGAGTCCACCCGGGCCCAGATCCTCGAGGCCGCCGTCCAGATGGCGTCCGAGAGCGGTTTCGAAGCGCTCACCATCGGATCGCTCGCGGAAAAGACGGGGCTGTCGAAGAGCGGCCTCTTCGCCCACTTCGGCTCCAAGCTGGACCTGCAGATCGCCACGCTGGACGAAGCCGCCCGGCGCTTCACCGAATCCGTGTTCCTCCCAGCCCTGAAGGTGCCGCGGGGGCTGAAGCGCCTCCAGGCCCTGTTCGAAGGCTGGGTGGATTGGCCCGGCCGCGCCTCGCTGAAGGGTTGCCCGCTCAACTCGGCCTCCGAGGAGTACAACCACCAGCCGGGCCCGATGCGCGATGCCGTGATGGAGCGCCAGCGCCTGCTCGAGCGCGAGCTCGCCAAGGCGGCGCACATGGCCGTGGACGCGGGCGAGCTGGCCCCCGGCACGGACACGAGCCAGATCGCCTTCGAGATGGTCGGCATCGTCCTCTCGTACTACCGCTGCGAGCTCCTGATCGGCCACGACCCGGCCCGCCAGCGGGCGCTCACCGCGTTCCAGCGCCTGGTCGATTCGGCCCGGCCGCAGTCTTCCGCCTCGCTCGCGGCCGTCCGCCGCTAG
- a CDS encoding CoA pyrophosphatase: MDREEIRRRLAHLPPLEDLLTADDIEKQRDNARALLRPAAVLVLVVNHAAGATVVFTQRTSSLPAHAGQISFPGGRVEEGDESLEATALRESREEVGLDPERVDILGRLPEYRTSTGFHVTPVVGWIEPPVAFTPDPSEVADLFEVPLAFLLDPRNHRHENAYYKGRLRHYWAMPFGSRFIWGATAGMLVTFQRVLDRA, translated from the coding sequence GTGGACCGCGAAGAAATCCGGCGCCGGCTCGCGCACCTGCCCCCGCTCGAAGACCTCCTCACCGCCGACGACATCGAGAAGCAGCGCGACAACGCGCGCGCCTTGCTCCGCCCCGCGGCCGTGCTGGTGCTGGTCGTGAACCACGCGGCCGGCGCCACCGTCGTCTTCACGCAGCGCACCTCGAGCCTGCCCGCCCACGCGGGCCAGATCAGCTTTCCCGGCGGCCGCGTGGAGGAGGGCGACGAATCCCTCGAGGCCACGGCGCTCCGCGAATCGAGGGAGGAAGTAGGCCTCGACCCCGAGCGGGTCGACATCCTCGGCCGCCTCCCCGAGTACCGCACGTCCACGGGCTTCCACGTGACGCCGGTCGTGGGCTGGATCGAGCCGCCGGTGGCCTTCACCCCCGATCCCTCCGAAGTGGCGGATCTCTTCGAGGTCCCGCTGGCCTTCCTCCTCGACCCCAGGAACCACCGCCACGAGAACGCCTACTACAAGGGGCGGCTCCGCCACTACTGGGCCATGCCCTTCGGCTCCCGCTTCATCTGGGGCGCCACGGCCGGGATGCTGGTCACCTTCCAGCGGGTCCTGGACCGGGCTTGA
- the maiA gene encoding maleylacetoacetate isomerase produces the protein MILHDYFRSSAAFRVRIALNLKGLPAERRFVHLRKGEQRSPEYLALNPQGLVPMLTVGGESITQSLAIIEYLDETHPEPPLLPASPADRAFVRSIALAIACDIHPVDNLRVLLHLRDAFGATQEARDEWFRHWIREGFGAIESQLAARASGRYCLGDSPTLADICLVPQAFNALRLEKDLSAWPRIAAVHAACLEHPAFAAAVPAAQPDAE, from the coding sequence ATGATCCTCCACGACTACTTCCGCTCCTCGGCCGCGTTTCGCGTCCGCATCGCGCTGAACCTGAAGGGCCTCCCGGCCGAGCGCCGCTTCGTCCACCTTCGCAAGGGCGAGCAGCGCTCGCCGGAATACCTGGCGCTCAATCCGCAGGGGCTGGTCCCGATGCTCACCGTCGGGGGCGAGAGCATCACGCAATCGCTCGCGATCATCGAGTACCTGGACGAGACGCACCCCGAGCCGCCGCTGCTTCCCGCCTCGCCCGCCGATCGCGCGTTCGTGCGCTCGATCGCGCTCGCCATCGCGTGCGACATCCATCCCGTGGACAACCTGCGCGTGTTGCTGCACTTGCGCGATGCGTTCGGCGCCACGCAGGAGGCGCGCGACGAGTGGTTCCGCCACTGGATCCGCGAGGGCTTCGGCGCCATCGAATCGCAGCTCGCGGCGCGGGCCTCCGGCCGCTACTGCCTCGGCGACTCGCCCACGCTCGCCGACATCTGCCTCGTGCCCCAGGCCTTCAATGCGCTCCGCCTCGAAAAGGATCTCTCCGCGTGGCCGCGCATCGCCGCCGTCCACGCCGCGTGCCTCGAGCATCCCGCCTTCGCCGCCGCCGTCCCCGCCGCCCAGCCCGACGCCGAATGA
- a CDS encoding RNA polymerase sigma factor: MPPWNMQPELSLLAKMKQGDEQAFVALYRKHKDAVYRFALLCTGSPHSAAEVTQETFIHFMTRTDQFDPTRGSIGAWLCGVARNLARKEFASREDATDPADLADDASLPEAHIDRETPLDRVLKGEIAEEVRRAVAKIAPHYRDVLILCELSDLSYAEAAQVCGIDIGTVRSRLSRARAQLAERLARRGILAAPPRAKEVS; encoded by the coding sequence ATGCCCCCCTGGAACATGCAACCCGAGCTGAGCCTGCTGGCGAAAATGAAGCAGGGCGACGAGCAAGCCTTCGTCGCCTTGTATCGCAAGCACAAGGATGCGGTGTACCGCTTCGCCCTGCTGTGCACGGGATCGCCGCACAGTGCTGCCGAGGTGACGCAGGAAACCTTCATCCACTTCATGACGCGCACGGATCAATTCGACCCGACGCGCGGCTCGATCGGGGCGTGGCTCTGCGGCGTGGCGCGCAACCTCGCGCGGAAGGAGTTCGCGAGCCGCGAAGATGCGACCGACCCCGCGGATCTCGCCGACGACGCCTCGCTGCCCGAAGCGCACATCGACCGCGAGACGCCGCTCGACCGCGTGCTGAAGGGCGAGATCGCTGAAGAGGTGCGGCGAGCCGTGGCGAAGATCGCGCCGCACTACCGGGACGTGCTCATCCTCTGCGAGCTGTCCGACCTGAGTTACGCCGAGGCCGCGCAGGTGTGCGGCATCGACATCGGCACCGTGCGGTCGCGCCTTTCCCGGGCGCGGGCGCAGCTGGCCGAACGCCTGGCGCGCCGCGGAATCCTCGCGGCACCCCCGCGTGCCAAAGAGGTGTCCTGA